A window of Rhododendron vialii isolate Sample 1 chromosome 13a, ASM3025357v1 contains these coding sequences:
- the LOC131314608 gene encoding copper-transporting ATPase HMA4-like isoform X1 — translation MFTCRSIYCIRISVLRLERCDCVIEPGFFSLRDLVMGGELEVNGKGDLKAPFLRSSESVAVSLSPPIHKGDDKVKTIKFLIRGIKCASSSTSIESALRKLNGVKNAMVSPLEGQAVVRFMPDLITAKTIKETVEATGFQVGEFRNQDIAVCRLRIKGMACTNCSESSEHALSMVDGVKKAVVGLALEEAKVHFDPNVTNTDRIIEAVKDAGFGADLISSGNDVNKVHLQLEGIKSAKDLISILSSLESLEGVNHVEMDMEHHKVSVSYDSDITGPRSLINRIHEAGGSSNFYNASVYIPPRPRETERQHEIQTHRIQFLWSCLCSVPVFIFSMVLPMLRPYGNWLDYKVHHMLTVGMLIRWVLCTPVQFIVGRRFYVGSYHALRRRSANMDVLVALGTNAAYFYSVYVVTKALTSDTFEGQDFFETSAMLISFILLGKYLEVVAKGKTSDALSKLADLAPDIAHLLTLDGDGNVVSEMEISTQLLQKNDIIKIIPGGKVPVDGIVINGRSHVNESMVTGEAMPVTKSPGDKVIGGTVNENGCLLVKATHVGAETALSQIVQIVEAAQLSRAPVQKLADQISKYFVPTIVLAAFITWLGWFITGEAGIYPKHWIPKAMDAFELALQFGISVLVVACPCALGLATPTAVMVATGKGASQGVLIKGGNALEKAHKVKTVVFDKTGTLTIGKPAVVGAMLFSKFSVEEFCDVTIAAEANSEHPIAKAVLGHAKKIRQNYGSRTVHIKEVKDFEVHPGSGVGGKVGERRVFVGNKRLMQSFNVSIDLEVDNYISDAEQLAHTCVLVAIDQKVAGAFSVTDPVKPEAERVIAYLQSMGISSIMVTGDNWATATAVAKQVGIQKVFAETDPLGKANKIKDLQMEGMTVAMVGDGINDSPALVAADVGMAIGAGTDIAIEAADIVLIKNTLEDVITAIHLSKKTMSRIRLNYVWALGYNVLGVPVAAGILFPFTGVRLPPWLAGACMAASSISVVCSSLLLQYYKKPFNLRINK, via the exons TTATGGGCGGAGAATTGGAAGTTAATGGAAAGGGTGATCTGAAAGCACCATTTTTGCGATCATCAGAGAGTGTTGCAGTTAGCCTTTCTCCTCCAATTCATAAAGGGGATGACAAAGTTAAGACTATAAAATTCCTGATAAGAGGCATCAAATGTGCATCAAGTTCAACATCCATAGAATCTGCACTCCGGAAGCTTAATGGTGTAAAAAATGCTATGGTTTCACCACTTGAAGGCCAAGCTGTGGTCAGATTCATGCCAGACCTCATCACT GCAAAAACAATTAAAGAAACTGTGGAAGCCACAGGTTTCCAAGTTGGTGAATTCCGCAACCAAGATATAGCAGTATGCCGACTTAGAATTAAAGGGATGGCATGCACAAACTGTTCTGAGTCTTCTGAGCATGCCCTTTCCATGGTTGATGGAGTGAAAAAAGCAGTCGTGGGTCTGGCCTTGGAAGAAGCAAAAGTTCACTTTGATCCAAATGTCACCAATACTGATCGTATAATTGAAGCAGTAAAGGATGCTGGCTTTGGAGCTGATCTCATAAGTTCTGGAAATGATGTGAATAAAGTGCACCTACAACTTGAAGGAATCAAGTCCGCTAAAGATTTGATTAGTATTCTATCCTCCCTTGAGTCATTGGAAGGAGTTAATCATGTTGAAATGGACATGGAACACCATAAGGTTAGTGTTAGCTATGACTCAGATATCACAGGACCAAGGTCTCTTATAAATCGCATTCATGAAGCAGGCGGCAGCTCCAACTTTTACAATGCAAGTGTGTACATCCCACCACGACCTAGAGAAACAGAGAGGCAGCATGAAATCCAGACACATAGAATCCAGTTCTTATGGAGTTGTTTATGTTCAGTTCCGGTTTTTATTTTCTCCATGGTACTTCCCATGCTTCGGCCTTATGGGAACTGGTTAGACTATAAGGTTCACCACATGCTCACTGTTGGGATGCTTATAAGATGGGTTCTTTGCACGCCAGTGCAATTTATCGTTGGCCGAAG GTTTTATGTGGGATCATATCATGCTCTGAGACGAAGATCTGCTAACATGGATGTTCTGGTTGCATTGGGCACTAATGCTGCTTACTTTTACTCAGTATATGTAGTGACAAAAGCTTTGACTTCAGATACTTTTGAAGGGCAGGATTTCTTTGAGACTAGTGCTATGTTGATATCATTTATTCTCCTAGGAAAATATTTGGAAGTTGTGGCTAAAGGAAAGACATCCGATGCTTTATCGAAGTTGGCTGACCTTGCCCCTGATATAGCTCACTTGTTAACATTGGATGGTGATGGTAATGTCGTCTCAGAGATGGAAATCAGCACTCAACTACTACAGAAGAACGACATAATTAAGATTATCCCTGGGGGGAAGGTTCCTGTTGATGGCATTGTTATTAATGGTCGGAGTCATGTGAATGAGAGTATGGTCACGGGAGAAGCAATGCCAGTAACTAAAAGTCCTGGTGACAAG GTTATTGGTGGAACCGTGAATGAGAATGGATGTTTACTTGTTAAGGCCACTCATGTTGGTGCAGAGACTGCGCTTTCCCAGATAGTCCAGATAGTTGAAGCTGCTCAGCTTTCCAGAGCACCTGTTCAGAAGCTAGCTGATCAGATTTCGAAGTATTTTGTACCTACA ATTGTTCTGGCTGCATTTATAACATGGTTGGGATGGTTTATCACCGGTGAAGCTGGTATCTACCCTAAGCATTGGATACCAAAAGCCATGGATGCTTTTGAGCTTGCACTGCAATTTGGCATTTCGGTACTGGTTGTTGCATGTCCCTGTGCTCTGGGGCTAGCAACCCCTACAGCAGTCATGGTTGCCACAGGCAAGGGAGCTTCACAAGGGGTTCTTATAAAGGGTGGAAATGCACTTGAAAAGGCTCACAAG GTAAAAACAGTTGTTTTTGATAAAACAGGGACATTGACTATTGGAAAGCCAGCAGTGGTAGGTGCCATGCTCTTTTCGAAATTCTCCGTGGAGGAATTCTGCGATGTGACTATTGCTGCAGAG GCAAATAGCGAGCACCCAATAGCAAAAGCTGTGTTGGGGCATGCGAAGAAGATAAGGCAGAATTACGGGTCTCGAACGGTACACATCAAGGAGGTGAAGGACTTTGAAGTGCACCCAGGATCCGGGGTAGGTGGAAAAGTTGGAGAGAGAAGGGTATTTGTTGGGAACAAGAGGCTTATGCAGTCTTTTAATGTCTCAATTGATCTTGAGGTTGACAACTACATTTCAGATGCTGAGCAACTGGCTCATACGTGTGTTCTAGTTGCCATTGACCAAAAGGTTGCTGGAGCTTTTTCCGTGACTGATCCGGTGAAACCTGAGGCTGAACGTGTCATAGCTTATCTCCAATCAATGGGAATCTCGAGCATCATGGTCACTGGGGATAACTGGGCTACAGCAACTGCAGTAGCGAAGCAGGTTGGAATTCAGAAAGTGTTTGCTGAGACTGATCCATTGGGAAAGgccaataaaataaaagatttgCAG ATGGAGGGTATGACGGTGGCCATGGTGGGAGACGGAATAAACGATTCCCCAGCCTTAGTTGCTGCAGACGTTGGAATGGCAATTGGCGCTGGTACAGACATAGCCATAGAAGCTGCTGACATAGTTCTCATCAAGAACACCTTGGAAGATGTAATCACAGCCATACACCTGTCCAAAAAGACAATGTCCCGTATTCGACTCAACTATGTTTGGGCACTCGGATACAATGTACTTGGCGTGCCTGTTGCTGCGGGGATTTTGTTCCCCTTCACCGGGGTCCGCTTACCCCCTTGGCTGGCTGGTGCTTGCATGGCTGCTTCATCGATTAGCGTGGTTTGTTCTTCGCTCCTTTTGCAGTATTACAAGAAGCCTTTTAACCTGAGAATCAACAAGTAG
- the LOC131314608 gene encoding copper-transporting ATPase HMA4-like isoform X2, whose product MGGELEVNGKGDLKAPFLRSSESVAVSLSPPIHKGDDKVKTIKFLIRGIKCASSSTSIESALRKLNGVKNAMVSPLEGQAVVRFMPDLITAKTIKETVEATGFQVGEFRNQDIAVCRLRIKGMACTNCSESSEHALSMVDGVKKAVVGLALEEAKVHFDPNVTNTDRIIEAVKDAGFGADLISSGNDVNKVHLQLEGIKSAKDLISILSSLESLEGVNHVEMDMEHHKVSVSYDSDITGPRSLINRIHEAGGSSNFYNASVYIPPRPRETERQHEIQTHRIQFLWSCLCSVPVFIFSMVLPMLRPYGNWLDYKVHHMLTVGMLIRWVLCTPVQFIVGRRFYVGSYHALRRRSANMDVLVALGTNAAYFYSVYVVTKALTSDTFEGQDFFETSAMLISFILLGKYLEVVAKGKTSDALSKLADLAPDIAHLLTLDGDGNVVSEMEISTQLLQKNDIIKIIPGGKVPVDGIVINGRSHVNESMVTGEAMPVTKSPGDKVIGGTVNENGCLLVKATHVGAETALSQIVQIVEAAQLSRAPVQKLADQISKYFVPTIVLAAFITWLGWFITGEAGIYPKHWIPKAMDAFELALQFGISVLVVACPCALGLATPTAVMVATGKGASQGVLIKGGNALEKAHKVKTVVFDKTGTLTIGKPAVVGAMLFSKFSVEEFCDVTIAAEANSEHPIAKAVLGHAKKIRQNYGSRTVHIKEVKDFEVHPGSGVGGKVGERRVFVGNKRLMQSFNVSIDLEVDNYISDAEQLAHTCVLVAIDQKVAGAFSVTDPVKPEAERVIAYLQSMGISSIMVTGDNWATATAVAKQVGIQKVFAETDPLGKANKIKDLQMEGMTVAMVGDGINDSPALVAADVGMAIGAGTDIAIEAADIVLIKNTLEDVITAIHLSKKTMSRIRLNYVWALGYNVLGVPVAAGILFPFTGVRLPPWLAGACMAASSISVVCSSLLLQYYKKPFNLRINK is encoded by the exons ATGGGCGGAGAATTGGAAGTTAATGGAAAGGGTGATCTGAAAGCACCATTTTTGCGATCATCAGAGAGTGTTGCAGTTAGCCTTTCTCCTCCAATTCATAAAGGGGATGACAAAGTTAAGACTATAAAATTCCTGATAAGAGGCATCAAATGTGCATCAAGTTCAACATCCATAGAATCTGCACTCCGGAAGCTTAATGGTGTAAAAAATGCTATGGTTTCACCACTTGAAGGCCAAGCTGTGGTCAGATTCATGCCAGACCTCATCACT GCAAAAACAATTAAAGAAACTGTGGAAGCCACAGGTTTCCAAGTTGGTGAATTCCGCAACCAAGATATAGCAGTATGCCGACTTAGAATTAAAGGGATGGCATGCACAAACTGTTCTGAGTCTTCTGAGCATGCCCTTTCCATGGTTGATGGAGTGAAAAAAGCAGTCGTGGGTCTGGCCTTGGAAGAAGCAAAAGTTCACTTTGATCCAAATGTCACCAATACTGATCGTATAATTGAAGCAGTAAAGGATGCTGGCTTTGGAGCTGATCTCATAAGTTCTGGAAATGATGTGAATAAAGTGCACCTACAACTTGAAGGAATCAAGTCCGCTAAAGATTTGATTAGTATTCTATCCTCCCTTGAGTCATTGGAAGGAGTTAATCATGTTGAAATGGACATGGAACACCATAAGGTTAGTGTTAGCTATGACTCAGATATCACAGGACCAAGGTCTCTTATAAATCGCATTCATGAAGCAGGCGGCAGCTCCAACTTTTACAATGCAAGTGTGTACATCCCACCACGACCTAGAGAAACAGAGAGGCAGCATGAAATCCAGACACATAGAATCCAGTTCTTATGGAGTTGTTTATGTTCAGTTCCGGTTTTTATTTTCTCCATGGTACTTCCCATGCTTCGGCCTTATGGGAACTGGTTAGACTATAAGGTTCACCACATGCTCACTGTTGGGATGCTTATAAGATGGGTTCTTTGCACGCCAGTGCAATTTATCGTTGGCCGAAG GTTTTATGTGGGATCATATCATGCTCTGAGACGAAGATCTGCTAACATGGATGTTCTGGTTGCATTGGGCACTAATGCTGCTTACTTTTACTCAGTATATGTAGTGACAAAAGCTTTGACTTCAGATACTTTTGAAGGGCAGGATTTCTTTGAGACTAGTGCTATGTTGATATCATTTATTCTCCTAGGAAAATATTTGGAAGTTGTGGCTAAAGGAAAGACATCCGATGCTTTATCGAAGTTGGCTGACCTTGCCCCTGATATAGCTCACTTGTTAACATTGGATGGTGATGGTAATGTCGTCTCAGAGATGGAAATCAGCACTCAACTACTACAGAAGAACGACATAATTAAGATTATCCCTGGGGGGAAGGTTCCTGTTGATGGCATTGTTATTAATGGTCGGAGTCATGTGAATGAGAGTATGGTCACGGGAGAAGCAATGCCAGTAACTAAAAGTCCTGGTGACAAG GTTATTGGTGGAACCGTGAATGAGAATGGATGTTTACTTGTTAAGGCCACTCATGTTGGTGCAGAGACTGCGCTTTCCCAGATAGTCCAGATAGTTGAAGCTGCTCAGCTTTCCAGAGCACCTGTTCAGAAGCTAGCTGATCAGATTTCGAAGTATTTTGTACCTACA ATTGTTCTGGCTGCATTTATAACATGGTTGGGATGGTTTATCACCGGTGAAGCTGGTATCTACCCTAAGCATTGGATACCAAAAGCCATGGATGCTTTTGAGCTTGCACTGCAATTTGGCATTTCGGTACTGGTTGTTGCATGTCCCTGTGCTCTGGGGCTAGCAACCCCTACAGCAGTCATGGTTGCCACAGGCAAGGGAGCTTCACAAGGGGTTCTTATAAAGGGTGGAAATGCACTTGAAAAGGCTCACAAG GTAAAAACAGTTGTTTTTGATAAAACAGGGACATTGACTATTGGAAAGCCAGCAGTGGTAGGTGCCATGCTCTTTTCGAAATTCTCCGTGGAGGAATTCTGCGATGTGACTATTGCTGCAGAG GCAAATAGCGAGCACCCAATAGCAAAAGCTGTGTTGGGGCATGCGAAGAAGATAAGGCAGAATTACGGGTCTCGAACGGTACACATCAAGGAGGTGAAGGACTTTGAAGTGCACCCAGGATCCGGGGTAGGTGGAAAAGTTGGAGAGAGAAGGGTATTTGTTGGGAACAAGAGGCTTATGCAGTCTTTTAATGTCTCAATTGATCTTGAGGTTGACAACTACATTTCAGATGCTGAGCAACTGGCTCATACGTGTGTTCTAGTTGCCATTGACCAAAAGGTTGCTGGAGCTTTTTCCGTGACTGATCCGGTGAAACCTGAGGCTGAACGTGTCATAGCTTATCTCCAATCAATGGGAATCTCGAGCATCATGGTCACTGGGGATAACTGGGCTACAGCAACTGCAGTAGCGAAGCAGGTTGGAATTCAGAAAGTGTTTGCTGAGACTGATCCATTGGGAAAGgccaataaaataaaagatttgCAG ATGGAGGGTATGACGGTGGCCATGGTGGGAGACGGAATAAACGATTCCCCAGCCTTAGTTGCTGCAGACGTTGGAATGGCAATTGGCGCTGGTACAGACATAGCCATAGAAGCTGCTGACATAGTTCTCATCAAGAACACCTTGGAAGATGTAATCACAGCCATACACCTGTCCAAAAAGACAATGTCCCGTATTCGACTCAACTATGTTTGGGCACTCGGATACAATGTACTTGGCGTGCCTGTTGCTGCGGGGATTTTGTTCCCCTTCACCGGGGTCCGCTTACCCCCTTGGCTGGCTGGTGCTTGCATGGCTGCTTCATCGATTAGCGTGGTTTGTTCTTCGCTCCTTTTGCAGTATTACAAGAAGCCTTTTAACCTGAGAATCAACAAGTAG